One genomic segment of Natrialbaceae archaeon AArc-T1-2 includes these proteins:
- a CDS encoding ArsR/SmtB family transcription factor — protein MARLFPFRSETSSEEGQPRVVDLAGEDADAVFSALSSTTAREIYARLDEEPGTPSDVAESIDSSIQNVRYHLEKLEEAGLVDVVDTWYSEKGNEMSVYATANGPLIVTGNESTATKLKDALSRFVGGLAALAGGSLLVQYGARQFFSPTVEEYTGPTADPAPTATDDEPADEPATEDEPTDDTDDEVDAFASPDDEPAADEDEDVADEEPEADDADEEDVAFEDADDVGDPAAPDGEVPVVTDAGPDALETATTLPPGLLFFLGGLLVLVIVTAYWYWSARRLA, from the coding sequence ATGGCCCGTCTGTTTCCCTTCCGGTCTGAGACGTCTTCGGAGGAAGGGCAGCCGCGGGTCGTCGATCTGGCGGGTGAGGACGCCGACGCGGTGTTCAGCGCGCTCTCGTCGACGACGGCCCGGGAGATCTACGCGCGACTCGACGAGGAACCCGGGACGCCGAGTGACGTCGCCGAATCGATCGACTCCTCGATCCAGAACGTCCGCTATCACCTCGAGAAACTCGAGGAGGCGGGGCTGGTCGACGTCGTCGACACCTGGTACTCCGAGAAGGGCAACGAGATGAGCGTCTACGCGACGGCGAACGGTCCACTGATCGTCACCGGAAACGAGTCGACGGCGACGAAGCTCAAAGACGCGCTCTCGCGGTTCGTCGGCGGACTCGCGGCGCTTGCAGGCGGGAGCCTGCTCGTCCAGTACGGTGCCCGGCAGTTTTTCAGCCCCACCGTCGAGGAGTACACGGGTCCGACCGCCGATCCCGCGCCGACGGCGACCGACGACGAACCGGCCGACGAGCCGGCGACCGAGGACGAACCGACAGACGACACGGACGACGAGGTCGACGCGTTCGCCAGCCCGGACGACGAGCCGGCGGCCGACGAAGACGAGGACGTAGCCGACGAAGAGCCCGAGGCGGACGATGCCGACGAGGAAGACGTCGCGTTCGAGGACGCCGACGACGTCGGCGATCCGGCCGCGCCGGACGGGGAGGTACCGGTCGTCACCGACGCCGGACCGGACGCACTCGAGACCGCGACGACGCTGCCGCCCGGACTCCTCTTTTTCCTGGGCGGATTGCTCGTACTCGTGATAGTCACGGCCTACTGGTACTGGTCGGCGAGACGACTGGCGTAG
- a CDS encoding DUF3311 domain-containing protein yields MRRLELGVWVAVAVILTSLSLPWFLWGSATVVAGLPVWVWWHAGWMVLTSIVFWLFATRAWGIGIESAGDASGRRGDLE; encoded by the coding sequence ATGCGTCGTCTCGAACTCGGAGTCTGGGTTGCGGTCGCGGTGATCCTCACCTCCCTCTCGCTGCCGTGGTTTCTCTGGGGATCGGCGACCGTCGTCGCCGGCCTCCCGGTGTGGGTGTGGTGGCACGCTGGCTGGATGGTGCTCACGTCTATCGTCTTCTGGCTGTTCGCGACGCGAGCGTGGGGAATCGGCATCGAATCGGCCGGAGACGCCTCCGGCCGG
- a CDS encoding undecaprenyl diphosphate synthase family protein, giving the protein MGLYERYLAFRIRRRVGDPPEHVALVITERDLLEQGAYETLVDFFEWAFEYARQVTVYVSVLDTAAVPTLRRQLEELETPRDVAVRGPDDRDRADAPIRIGIGLGGKHEFTSAVRTLAEGVAAGELEPGEIDDEDVERHLVFPSEPDLVIKTGAERLSDFMIWQSVYSELYFTDVNWRDFRERDFLRAVLEFCTRSRRFGR; this is encoded by the coding sequence GTGGGACTGTACGAACGGTACCTCGCTTTCCGCATCCGCCGTCGCGTCGGCGATCCGCCGGAGCACGTCGCGCTCGTCATCACCGAACGCGACCTCCTCGAGCAAGGGGCCTACGAGACGCTCGTCGACTTCTTCGAGTGGGCGTTCGAGTACGCGAGGCAGGTGACCGTCTACGTGAGTGTCCTCGACACCGCGGCAGTGCCGACGCTTCGTCGACAGCTCGAAGAGCTCGAGACGCCTCGCGACGTCGCGGTTCGGGGACCGGACGATCGGGACCGGGCGGATGCGCCGATCCGGATCGGGATCGGACTCGGCGGAAAACACGAGTTCACGAGCGCCGTTCGAACGCTCGCAGAGGGCGTCGCGGCCGGCGAACTCGAGCCCGGCGAGATCGACGACGAGGACGTCGAACGTCACCTCGTCTTTCCGTCCGAACCCGATCTCGTCATCAAAACCGGTGCGGAACGGCTCTCGGATTTTATGATCTGGCAGTCGGTGTACTCCGAACTGTACTTCACCGACGTCAACTGGCGTGACTTCCGCGAGCGAGACTTCCTACGAGCGGTTCTCGAGTTCTGTACCCGGTCGCGGCGGTTCGGACGGTAG